A genome region from Streptomyces pratensis includes the following:
- the ppgK gene encoding polyphosphate--glucose phosphotransferase, translated as MEIFGVDIGGSGIKGAPVDLDRGELAQERHKVLTPHPATPSSVADGVAEVVGHFDWQGPVGITFPGVVTGGITRTAANVDKGWIDTDARALLSERIGQPVTILNDADAAGVAEMTFGAGRDRKGTVIMLTLGTGIGSAVFTDGQLVPNTELGHLELHGHDAEKRASTKAKEDEDLSWHHWAHRVQKYLVHVEMLFSPELFIIGGGVSRKAEKFLPLIEHVRAEIIPAELQNNAGIVGAAMAAAGK; from the coding sequence ATGGAGATCTTCGGTGTGGACATCGGCGGTTCAGGGATCAAGGGTGCGCCCGTGGACCTGGACCGCGGAGAGCTGGCGCAGGAGCGCCACAAGGTACTGACACCCCACCCGGCCACGCCCAGCAGCGTGGCCGACGGTGTGGCCGAGGTCGTCGGCCATTTCGACTGGCAGGGACCGGTCGGCATCACGTTCCCCGGAGTCGTCACCGGCGGCATCACCAGGACCGCGGCCAACGTGGACAAGGGCTGGATCGACACGGACGCCCGGGCGCTGCTCAGCGAGCGCATCGGGCAGCCCGTCACGATCCTCAACGACGCCGACGCGGCCGGCGTCGCCGAGATGACCTTCGGCGCGGGCCGCGACCGCAAGGGCACGGTGATCATGCTGACCCTCGGTACGGGCATCGGGAGCGCGGTCTTCACCGACGGGCAGCTGGTCCCCAACACCGAGCTCGGCCACCTGGAGCTGCACGGCCACGACGCGGAGAAGCGCGCCTCCACGAAGGCCAAGGAGGACGAGGACCTGAGCTGGCACCACTGGGCGCACCGGGTGCAGAAGTACCTGGTCCACGTGGAGATGCTGTTCTCGCCCGAGCTCTTCATCATCGGAGGCGGGGTCAGCCGCAAGGCGGAGAAGTTCCTGCCGCTCATCGAACACGTACGGGCCGAGATCATCCCGGCCGAACTGCAGAACAACGCGGGCATCGTCGGAGCGGCCATGGCGGCCGCCGGGAAGTAG
- a CDS encoding DUF6542 domain-containing protein — protein MEQHRTRTPQRRQPSQAQPAPPGGLGEVTAPAAYPVSVAVAPATGQGSRPGGGAPPVVTALRRFPNPRLTGIGAGLFAALTMFLLACVDRLLLGGSEIVYGLLFLPVSALTALWVRPADLVTAPIIVPIAFAVGVIPVAGGTGGFGGQAMAVVTALAVHAGWLYGGTLVAGLIASVRKIRQMRERQRHLLRADRAARRPRA, from the coding sequence GTGGAGCAGCACAGGACACGTACCCCGCAGCGCAGGCAGCCCTCGCAGGCCCAGCCCGCCCCTCCCGGTGGCCTCGGCGAGGTCACGGCCCCGGCCGCCTACCCGGTGTCGGTGGCGGTCGCGCCGGCGACGGGGCAGGGTTCCCGCCCGGGGGGCGGTGCCCCGCCCGTGGTGACGGCCCTGCGCAGATTCCCCAATCCTCGGCTGACCGGTATCGGCGCGGGACTCTTCGCGGCCCTGACGATGTTCCTCCTGGCCTGCGTGGACCGGCTCCTCCTCGGCGGCTCGGAGATCGTGTACGGGCTGCTCTTCCTGCCCGTCAGCGCCTTGACCGCCCTCTGGGTGAGGCCCGCCGACCTGGTGACCGCCCCGATCATCGTGCCCATCGCCTTCGCGGTCGGCGTGATCCCCGTCGCCGGGGGCACGGGCGGCTTCGGCGGACAGGCGATGGCCGTCGTGACCGCGCTCGCCGTCCATGCCGGCTGGCTGTACGGGGGCACGCTCGTCGCCGGTCTCATCGCCAGCGTGCGGAAGATCCGGCAGATGCGGGAGCGGCAGCGTCACCTGCTCCGGGCGGACCGGGCCGCCCGCCGCCCCCGCGCGTAG
- the ychF gene encoding redox-regulated ATPase YchF, whose amino-acid sequence MSLTIGIVGLPNVGKSTLFNALTKNDVLAANYPFATIEPNVGVVGVPDPRLNKLAEIFNSQKLLPATVDFVDIAGIVRGASEGEGLGNKFLANIRESDAICQVIRAFKDENVVHVDGKVSPKDDIETINTELILADLQSVEKAVPRLTKESRLQKEKVAVLAAVEEAQKILEAGDTLFSKGITAGTEKGRLLHELHLLTTKPFLYVFNVDEDELVDEDFKAEQRTLVAPAEAIFLNAKIESELIELDDDEALELLQSMGQEEPGLATLGRVGFDTLGLQTYLTAGPKEARAWTIKKGATAPEAAGVIHTDFEKGFIKAEIVSFEDLVETGSVAEARAKGKARMEGKDYVMQDGDVVEFRFNV is encoded by the coding sequence GTGTCGCTCACGATCGGAATCGTCGGCCTGCCGAATGTCGGCAAGTCGACCCTGTTCAACGCCCTGACCAAGAACGACGTGCTGGCGGCCAACTACCCGTTCGCCACCATCGAGCCGAACGTCGGCGTCGTGGGCGTCCCCGACCCCCGCCTGAACAAGCTCGCCGAGATCTTCAACTCGCAGAAGCTGCTCCCCGCCACAGTCGACTTCGTCGACATCGCGGGCATCGTCCGTGGCGCGAGCGAGGGCGAGGGCCTCGGCAACAAGTTCCTCGCGAACATCCGCGAATCCGATGCGATCTGCCAGGTCATCCGTGCCTTCAAGGACGAGAACGTCGTCCATGTCGACGGCAAGGTCTCGCCCAAGGACGACATCGAGACGATCAACACCGAGCTGATCCTGGCCGACCTCCAGTCCGTCGAGAAGGCCGTCCCGCGCCTGACGAAGGAGTCCCGCCTCCAGAAGGAGAAGGTCGCGGTCCTGGCCGCCGTCGAGGAGGCCCAGAAGATCCTCGAGGCGGGCGACACGCTCTTCTCCAAGGGCATCACGGCCGGCACCGAGAAGGGCAGGCTCCTCCACGAGCTGCACCTGCTCACCACGAAGCCCTTCCTGTACGTGTTCAACGTCGACGAGGACGAGCTGGTCGACGAGGACTTCAAGGCCGAGCAGCGCACCCTGGTCGCCCCGGCGGAGGCCATCTTCCTCAACGCCAAGATCGAGTCCGAGCTGATCGAGCTCGACGACGACGAGGCCCTCGAGCTGCTCCAGTCCATGGGCCAGGAAGAGCCCGGCCTGGCCACCCTCGGCCGCGTCGGCTTCGACACCCTGGGCCTCCAGACCTACCTCACGGCAGGCCCGAAGGAAGCCCGCGCCTGGACGATCAAGAAGGGCGCCACGGCCCCGGAGGCGGCCGGTGTGATCCACACCGACTTCGAGAAGGGCTTCATCAAGGCGGAGATCGTCTCCTTCGAGGACCTCGTCGAGACCGGCTCGGTGGCCGAGGCCCGCGCCAAGGGCAAGGCGCGCATGGAGGGCAAGGACTACGTGATGCAGGACGGCGACGTGGTGGAGTTCCGCTTCAACGTGTAG
- a CDS encoding type II toxin-antitoxin system RelE family toxin: MSEYRTVFRPEAQDELRKIPRETALRILAKLTELESDPLGFNTTALVSQPDRRRLRVGDYRIVYTIDNGELVVWVVHVGHRSTVYDT; the protein is encoded by the coding sequence GTGAGTGAGTACCGAACCGTCTTCCGCCCCGAGGCGCAGGATGAGCTTCGGAAGATCCCGCGCGAGACGGCGCTGCGCATCCTGGCCAAGCTGACCGAACTGGAAAGCGATCCGCTCGGCTTCAACACCACCGCACTCGTGTCCCAGCCGGATCGCCGGCGCCTACGGGTCGGCGACTACCGCATCGTCTACACGATCGACAACGGGGAACTGGTGGTCTGGGTCGTTCACGTGGGCCACCGGTCCACCGTCTACGACACCTGA
- a CDS encoding type II toxin-antitoxin system Phd/YefM family antitoxin, with protein MTQPLPIETIRDVRAHLAEVVERADRDDVPTVITRRGKEVAAVVSIEVLRKYQEWEEREINRIIDERMANPAPGIPIEDIMRETLARSE; from the coding sequence ATGACACAGCCGCTGCCCATAGAGACCATCCGCGACGTGCGCGCGCACTTGGCGGAGGTCGTGGAGCGCGCCGACCGCGATGACGTACCCACCGTGATCACACGCCGCGGCAAGGAAGTCGCGGCCGTCGTCTCCATCGAGGTACTGCGCAAGTACCAGGAGTGGGAAGAGCGCGAGATCAATCGGATCATCGACGAGCGCATGGCCAACCCCGCACCCGGCATCCCGATCGAGGACATCATGAGGGAGACGCTGGCGCGCAGTGAGTGA
- a CDS encoding TetR/AcrR family transcriptional regulator C-terminal domain-containing protein, giving the protein MFSPRTWGRTPWRRSSPTAAAAVFTYVLGNAAGAAAASSLTRRLDESHSGAEEQLNDAMAEAREIAMRHPRLRARLGTSAASAYTAAPDDTFEFGLQALLDGLARRATA; this is encoded by the coding sequence TTGTTCTCCCCCAGGACCTGGGGGCGGACGCCCTGGCGGCGCAGCTCCCCGACAGCTGCGGCCGCGGTCTTCACCTACGTACTCGGCAACGCGGCAGGCGCCGCAGCCGCCTCCTCACTCACGCGGAGGCTCGACGAGAGCCACTCCGGAGCCGAGGAGCAGTTGAACGACGCGATGGCCGAGGCCCGGGAGATCGCCATGCGCCACCCACGCCTGCGCGCCCGCCTGGGGACCTCCGCCGCGAGTGCCTACACCGCCGCACCCGACGACACCTTCGAATTCGGGCTCCAGGCCCTTCTGGACGGCCTGGCGCGGCGTGCCACAGCATGA
- a CDS encoding NUDIX domain-containing protein — protein sequence MSDDPPDEGNPVARQPDDRPQALTPALDAMTLLAAAVIVHDKPADRVVLLQRGENAKFARGLWDLPVGKSEPGEPITETAVRELREETGLIVEPEALRVAHIIHGSWGVEAPNGFLTVVFATHEWAGEPENREPRKHAQVRWTDVDAVLEAFVGASAEALHRYLTGGSQVSLAGWGQATRSSGS from the coding sequence ATGTCCGACGACCCGCCCGACGAAGGGAACCCCGTGGCCCGGCAGCCCGACGACCGTCCTCAAGCCCTCACGCCCGCACTCGACGCTATGACCCTGCTGGCCGCGGCCGTCATCGTCCACGACAAGCCCGCCGACCGGGTCGTGCTCCTCCAGCGCGGTGAGAACGCCAAGTTCGCCCGGGGCCTTTGGGACCTGCCGGTCGGCAAGAGCGAGCCGGGGGAGCCGATCACGGAAACCGCGGTCCGCGAGCTTCGCGAGGAGACCGGCCTGATCGTGGAGCCGGAGGCCCTCCGGGTCGCCCACATCATCCACGGCTCCTGGGGCGTCGAGGCCCCAAACGGCTTCCTCACGGTCGTCTTCGCCACCCACGAGTGGGCCGGGGAACCGGAGAACCGCGAACCCCGTAAGCACGCGCAGGTCCGCTGGACGGACGTGGACGCCGTCCTCGAGGCCTTCGTCGGTGCCTCGGCCGAGGCGCTCCACCGCTATCTGACCGGCGGTTCCCAGGTGTCCCTTGCCGGGTGGGGGCAGGCCACGCGGAGTTCGGGGTCCTGA
- a CDS encoding alpha/beta fold hydrolase — protein MIRTVVNGISIRYDDQGPSDGIPVVLVHGHPFDHTMWAPQVEALTAAGYRVVTPDLRGYGGSEVVPGTCLFSDFADDIAALLDMIGVQQAVIGGVSMGGQITMEFQRSHPERVCGLILSDTSPVAETEEGKAFRNALADRLLAEGMDGYADEVIDKMIARYNITARPDVAEHVLAMMRRTAPEGAAAALRGRAERPDYRDTLAGASVPVLVLVGADDFYIPVSDAQAMHRLIPSADLVVVEQAGHLPGAEQPAAFNDALLNFLGTRVSAGG, from the coding sequence ATGATCAGGACAGTGGTCAACGGCATATCCATCCGCTACGACGATCAGGGGCCGTCGGACGGCATACCCGTGGTGCTCGTGCACGGCCATCCGTTCGACCACACCATGTGGGCTCCTCAGGTCGAGGCACTCACGGCAGCCGGGTACCGGGTCGTGACACCGGACCTCCGGGGCTACGGCGGCAGTGAAGTGGTGCCGGGGACCTGCCTGTTCTCCGACTTCGCCGACGACATCGCCGCGCTCCTCGACATGATCGGCGTACAGCAGGCCGTCATCGGCGGTGTCTCGATGGGCGGCCAGATCACCATGGAGTTCCAGCGGTCCCACCCCGAGCGGGTGTGCGGGCTCATCCTTTCCGACACCTCCCCCGTGGCCGAGACGGAGGAGGGCAAGGCCTTCCGCAACGCCCTCGCCGACCGGCTCCTGGCTGAAGGCATGGACGGCTACGCGGACGAGGTGATCGACAAGATGATCGCCAGGTACAACATCACCGCCCGTCCGGACGTCGCCGAGCACGTCCTGGCCATGATGCGCCGCACCGCCCCGGAGGGTGCCGCCGCCGCGCTCCGCGGGCGGGCCGAGCGGCCCGACTACCGAGACACCCTTGCCGGGGCCTCGGTGCCCGTCCTCGTGCTGGTCGGCGCCGACGACTTCTACATCCCGGTGAGCGACGCGCAGGCCATGCACCGCCTGATCCCGTCCGCCGATCTCGTGGTCGTCGAGCAGGCAGGACACCTCCCCGGCGCCGAACAGCCCGCCGCCTTCAACGACGCGCTCCTGAACTTCCTCGGCACACGGGTGTCCGCCGGCGGCTGA
- a CDS encoding glycosyl hydrolase family 65 protein, translating into MSLKRISLLAPLIAGTMIAPLPPLSHAAGPAPAPVCGRVGTTADASWAPTSTAFGEAGGYDPYVGNGYLGHRVPATGAGYAATGGKTGWPLYTPRYDGAFVSGLYSRDENLAEGREVIAALPSWTTLDVRVGSETYGSATPAGRISRYRQTLHLRCGVVVTSLRWTTADGRATDLTYEVLTDRSDVHTGAVRLRMTPHWSGTATVTGRLDERGARRVTVARDGTFRTLGTGTEGAIAQRGTAGARTVTVEAGRSYTFAKYVGVDTSLTSGTPRASAGAAADRAARRGWSGVLADNATAWREAWASDVRTPGSPDLQAWLRAAQYGLLANTRPGSSDSIAPAGLTSDNYAGMVFWDAETWMYPGLLATRPELARSVVEYRYRTRDGARANAEELGHAGLFYPWTSASKGRLDSECQSWDPPHCLTQNHLQGDVSLAVWQYYLASGDRTWLADRGWPLLKGIADFWQSRATANADGSWSVENVAGPDEYSNGVTDGVFTNAVAATALRNATRAAALLGHPAPSGWTRVADGLRIPYDAERKLFLQYAGYNGSTIKQADTVLLVYPLEWPMAEGAAAATLDYYAARTDPDGPAMTDSVHAIDAAAIGEPGCATYTYLQRAVRPFVRGPYNLFSEARGEKSGAQDPLSGFPAEDFLTGKGGFLQVFTHGLTGLRLREDGVRLDPLLPPQLREGVELTGLRYRGRTYDVAIGPRTTTVRLTAGAPFTVHTPGGPRRLSGALTLPTRRPDRTPTPDAARCRPATATSEAPGLYAEAAVDGSTSTSWSPEGATGTLTVAMRHVTRIASLTPRWTDVAPASHTLETSLDGHTWRPYRSGDTARQVRLTVSSADAEKPTGVSELTVTAEK; encoded by the coding sequence GTGAGCCTCAAGCGCATCTCTCTCCTCGCGCCCCTGATCGCGGGCACGATGATCGCCCCCCTGCCACCGCTCTCCCACGCCGCCGGGCCCGCTCCGGCCCCCGTGTGCGGGAGGGTGGGCACGACCGCCGACGCCTCGTGGGCGCCGACGTCCACCGCCTTCGGCGAGGCCGGGGGGTACGACCCCTACGTCGGCAACGGCTACCTGGGACACCGCGTGCCCGCCACCGGCGCCGGATACGCCGCCACGGGCGGGAAGACGGGCTGGCCCCTCTACACACCACGGTACGACGGTGCTTTCGTCTCGGGGCTGTACTCCCGCGACGAGAACCTCGCCGAGGGCCGCGAGGTGATCGCAGCACTGCCTTCCTGGACCACGCTCGACGTGCGCGTGGGCTCCGAGACGTACGGCTCCGCCACCCCCGCCGGCCGGATCTCGCGCTACCGCCAGACCCTCCACCTGCGCTGCGGCGTCGTGGTCACGTCCCTGCGGTGGACCACCGCCGACGGCCGCGCGACCGACCTGACCTACGAGGTGCTGACCGACCGTTCCGACGTGCACACCGGCGCCGTACGCCTGAGGATGACCCCGCACTGGAGCGGCACCGCGACGGTGACGGGCCGGCTGGACGAGCGCGGCGCCCGCCGGGTCACGGTCGCCCGCGACGGCACGTTCCGCACGCTCGGCACGGGCACGGAAGGGGCGATCGCCCAGCGGGGCACCGCCGGCGCCCGCACGGTCACGGTGGAGGCCGGCCGCTCGTACACCTTCGCGAAGTACGTCGGCGTCGACACCTCCCTCACCTCCGGCACACCGCGTGCCTCCGCCGGCGCGGCGGCGGACCGTGCGGCCCGGCGCGGCTGGTCCGGGGTCCTCGCCGACAACGCGACGGCCTGGCGCGAGGCCTGGGCGTCCGACGTCAGGACGCCGGGCAGTCCGGACCTCCAGGCCTGGCTGCGGGCAGCCCAGTACGGGCTGCTCGCCAACACCCGGCCCGGCTCCTCGGACAGCATCGCTCCGGCCGGGCTCACCAGCGACAACTACGCGGGCATGGTGTTCTGGGACGCCGAGACCTGGATGTATCCGGGTCTGCTCGCCACCCGCCCCGAACTGGCCCGCTCCGTCGTCGAGTACCGCTACCGCACCCGGGACGGGGCCCGCGCGAACGCCGAGGAGCTGGGCCACGCGGGGCTGTTCTACCCCTGGACGAGTGCGAGCAAGGGGCGCCTGGACTCCGAGTGCCAGAGCTGGGACCCGCCGCACTGCCTCACCCAGAACCACCTCCAGGGCGATGTGTCGCTCGCCGTGTGGCAGTACTACCTGGCCTCCGGTGACCGCACCTGGCTGGCCGACCGGGGCTGGCCGCTGCTGAAGGGCATCGCCGACTTCTGGCAGTCGCGCGCCACGGCCAACGCCGACGGCAGCTGGTCGGTGGAGAACGTCGCGGGCCCCGACGAGTACAGCAACGGGGTCACGGACGGAGTCTTCACCAACGCCGTCGCAGCCACCGCCCTGCGCAACGCCACCCGTGCGGCCGCTCTGCTCGGCCACCCGGCACCCTCCGGGTGGACACGGGTCGCCGACGGACTCCGCATCCCGTACGACGCCGAGCGGAAGCTGTTCCTCCAGTACGCCGGCTACAACGGCTCGACCATCAAGCAGGCCGACACGGTGCTGCTCGTCTACCCGCTGGAGTGGCCGATGGCGGAAGGAGCCGCCGCGGCGACCCTCGACTACTACGCCGCCCGCACCGACCCGGACGGCCCGGCGATGACCGACTCGGTGCACGCGATCGACGCCGCCGCGATCGGGGAGCCCGGCTGCGCCACATACACGTACCTCCAGCGCGCCGTACGCCCGTTCGTCCGTGGCCCCTACAACCTCTTCTCCGAGGCACGAGGTGAGAAGTCCGGTGCCCAGGACCCTCTCTCCGGCTTCCCCGCCGAGGACTTCCTCACCGGGAAGGGCGGCTTCCTCCAGGTCTTCACGCACGGCCTGACAGGGCTCAGGCTGCGCGAGGACGGCGTACGCCTCGACCCGCTCCTGCCTCCGCAGCTCCGCGAGGGAGTGGAGCTGACGGGTCTGCGCTACCGGGGCCGTACGTACGACGTCGCCATCGGCCCCCGGACGACCACGGTCCGGCTGACGGCCGGCGCGCCGTTCACCGTCCACACCCCGGGGGGCCCGCGCCGCCTCTCCGGTGCCCTCACGCTCCCCACCCGCCGACCCGACCGCACACCGACGCCGGACGCCGCCCGCTGCCGCCCCGCGACGGCAACCTCGGAGGCTCCCGGCCTTTACGCCGAGGCGGCCGTGGACGGCAGCACGTCGACCTCCTGGTCGCCGGAAGGCGCGACCGGCACGCTGACGGTGGCCATGCGCCACGTGACCCGGATCGCGTCGCTCACGCCCCGGTGGACGGACGTCGCACCGGCCTCACACACCCTGGAGACCTCCCTGGACGGCCACACCTGGCGTCCGTACCGCTCCGGCGACACGGCCCGCCAGGTCCGGCTGACGGTCAGCTCCGCGGACGCGGAGAAGCCGACAGGGGTGAGCGAACTGACGGTCACGGCCGAGAAGTAG
- a CDS encoding cupin domain-containing protein — protein MSYPEPVYTAGAGEINARYRPAGTSPDFLPLSGGSTHYLATSDSTHGEFGLYRINMGPRAGGPAEHFHRSISESFFVLDGTVRIYDGERWTDATAGDFLYVPQGGLHAFRNDSDEPASMLLLFTPGAPREEYFEKVGQVSDWPEKERAEFFIKHDTYWTD, from the coding sequence ATGTCGTATCCGGAACCCGTCTACACGGCAGGCGCGGGCGAGATCAACGCGCGGTACCGGCCGGCCGGCACCAGCCCGGACTTCCTGCCACTCAGCGGTGGCAGCACCCACTACCTGGCCACGTCGGATTCGACGCACGGCGAGTTCGGGCTGTACCGCATCAACATGGGCCCCAGGGCGGGTGGCCCGGCCGAGCATTTCCACCGGTCGATCTCGGAGTCGTTCTTCGTACTCGACGGGACGGTGCGGATCTACGACGGCGAGCGCTGGACCGACGCCACGGCGGGCGACTTCCTGTACGTGCCCCAGGGCGGCCTGCACGCGTTCCGCAACGACTCCGACGAACCGGCGTCGATGCTGCTGCTCTTCACGCCGGGGGCGCCCCGGGAGGAGTACTTCGAGAAGGTGGGGCAGGTCTCCGACTGGCCGGAGAAGGAGCGGGCGGAGTTCTTCATCAAGCACGACACGTACTGGACGGACTGA
- a CDS encoding glycoside hydrolase family 18 protein — translation MRRRTLTGLTTAACALTLLAGLAPAATAGGTGHDRGAGHHDRAYRTVGYFTQWGVYGRDFQVKDLDTSGTAAKLTHINYAFGNVSAEGRCFTGNVPGEADAWADYARPLDAAGSVDGVADTGTQPLAGNFNQLRELKAAHPGLKVMISLGGWSWSTHFSDAARTAASRKALVSSCIDLYIKGNLPVDGARGGEGAAAGLFDGIDLDWEWPGSAGDTDTVYRPEDKRNFTALVHEFRTQLDAHSKSSRKGKAKPKHYELSAFVPTAPAKIDAGFDVPRIMRDFDFVNLQGYDFHVSGEAATAQQSALHAKGDFSVDQTVRDWIRRGAPARKLVMGMPFYGQGWTGVTGGGDGLGQPATAPAPATWAAGYEDYKALKKLADSGKYRVHRDVRNGHAWLFDGTTLWTYDDPQVLRAKTSYIRDRGLGGAMFWSLDGDTDDGELMTAVDRGLRGR, via the coding sequence ATGCGCCGAAGAACCCTGACCGGACTGACCACAGCCGCCTGCGCCCTGACCCTGCTGGCCGGCCTGGCCCCCGCCGCCACGGCCGGAGGAACCGGCCACGACCGCGGCGCCGGGCACCACGACCGCGCGTACCGGACCGTCGGCTACTTCACCCAATGGGGCGTCTACGGGCGCGACTTCCAGGTGAAGGACCTGGACACCAGCGGCACCGCGGCCAAGCTCACCCACATCAACTACGCCTTCGGCAACGTCAGCGCCGAGGGCCGCTGCTTCACGGGCAACGTGCCCGGCGAGGCCGACGCCTGGGCCGACTACGCCCGTCCGCTGGACGCCGCCGGATCGGTCGACGGCGTCGCCGACACCGGTACGCAGCCCCTCGCGGGCAACTTCAACCAGCTGCGCGAGCTCAAGGCCGCGCACCCCGGGCTCAAGGTGATGATCTCCCTGGGCGGCTGGAGCTGGTCCACCCACTTCTCGGACGCCGCCCGCACCGCCGCCTCACGCAAGGCGCTCGTCTCGTCCTGCATCGACCTGTACATCAAGGGCAACCTGCCCGTCGACGGCGCACGCGGGGGCGAGGGTGCCGCGGCCGGCCTGTTCGACGGCATCGACCTCGACTGGGAGTGGCCCGGCTCCGCGGGTGACACGGACACGGTCTACCGCCCGGAGGACAAGCGGAACTTCACAGCCCTGGTGCATGAGTTCCGTACACAGCTCGACGCCCACTCGAAGAGCAGCCGGAAGGGGAAGGCGAAGCCGAAGCACTACGAGCTGTCCGCCTTCGTCCCCACCGCGCCCGCCAAGATCGACGCCGGCTTCGACGTGCCCCGGATCATGCGGGACTTCGACTTCGTCAACCTCCAGGGCTACGACTTCCACGTCTCCGGCGAGGCGGCGACCGCCCAGCAGTCCGCGCTTCACGCCAAGGGCGACTTCAGCGTCGACCAGACGGTGCGTGACTGGATCAGGCGCGGTGCCCCGGCCCGCAAACTGGTGATGGGCATGCCGTTCTACGGGCAGGGCTGGACCGGTGTCACCGGCGGCGGCGACGGGCTCGGCCAGCCGGCCACGGCACCCGCGCCCGCCACCTGGGCCGCCGGTTACGAGGACTACAAGGCCCTCAAGAAGCTTGCCGATTCCGGGAAGTACAGAGTGCACCGGGACGTCAGGAACGGCCACGCGTGGCTGTTCGACGGCACGACCCTGTGGACGTACGACGACCCACAGGTGCTGCGGGCCAAGACCTCGTACATCCGCGACCGAGGTCTCGGCGGCGCGATGTTCTGGTCGCTGGACGGCGACACGGACGACGGCGAGCTGATGACCGCGGTCGACCGGGGACTGCGAGGGCGGTAG
- a CDS encoding GntR family transcriptional regulator produces MPFGEQPAYLRVASDLREKIVNGALPPHTRLPSQARIREEYGVSDTVALEARKVLMAEGLVEGRSGSGTYVRARPVPRRIARSGYRPGTGIDPFRQEQTAEGVRGTWESRSEQEGASAEVAERLGIEPGDRVMRTRYVFREAGEPMMLSTSWEPLAVTGRTPVMLPEEGPLGGCGVVDRMAAIDIVVDNVAEEVGARPGLAEELLALGGVPGHVVMVIGRTYYASGRAVETADVVVPADRYRIAYHLPVK; encoded by the coding sequence GTGCCTTTCGGTGAGCAGCCCGCCTATCTGCGCGTGGCGAGCGATCTCAGGGAGAAGATCGTCAACGGCGCGCTGCCGCCTCATACCCGCCTGCCGTCGCAAGCCAGGATCCGTGAGGAGTACGGGGTCTCGGACACCGTGGCGCTGGAGGCCCGCAAGGTGCTGATGGCCGAAGGGCTCGTGGAGGGGCGCTCGGGCTCGGGCACGTATGTGCGCGCACGTCCGGTCCCGCGCCGGATCGCACGCTCCGGCTACCGGCCGGGGACGGGGATCGACCCGTTCCGTCAGGAGCAGACGGCGGAAGGGGTGCGGGGGACCTGGGAATCCCGCAGCGAGCAGGAGGGTGCGAGCGCCGAGGTCGCCGAGCGGCTCGGGATCGAGCCGGGCGACCGGGTGATGCGCACGAGGTACGTCTTCCGGGAGGCGGGTGAGCCGATGATGCTGTCCACCTCCTGGGAGCCCCTGGCCGTCACCGGGCGTACGCCGGTGATGCTGCCGGAGGAGGGCCCGCTCGGCGGCTGCGGCGTCGTCGACCGCATGGCGGCGATCGACATCGTCGTGGACAACGTGGCCGAGGAGGTCGGCGCGCGCCCGGGGCTGGCGGAGGAGCTCCTGGCGCTCGGCGGCGTGCCGGGTCATGTGGTGATGGTGATCGGGCGGACGTACTACGCGTCGGGGCGGGCGGTGGAGACGGCCGACGTGGTCGTCCCCGCGGACCGCTACCGGATTGCCTACCATCTCCCGGTCAAATGA